In Malus sylvestris chromosome 16, drMalSylv7.2, whole genome shotgun sequence, the following are encoded in one genomic region:
- the LOC126607587 gene encoding uncharacterized protein LOC126607587 isoform X2 yields the protein MKFLEYTPLERLNDFFSDLNLGERTIQGCLEAYSCKHTGSDKKLSLGLENEILDYLGKSSDSDSSSPAEFLLTRSSRKTLIYLVLTLYHLYPDYDFSAVNAHQFFTEESWDSFKQIFDTYMFEASREWTETNEGSSLLEALYKALDEVVRLAECEVYSYSPDSDADPFLERGSIWSFNFFFYNRKLKRVVSFHVCCLSNLVADGFLMDKLRYDEDGEIFDNMDI from the exons ATGAAGTTCTTGGAATACACCCCGTTGGAGCG GTTAAATGATTTCTTTAGTGATTTGAATCTCGGAGAGCGAACAATTCAGGGTTGTCTTGAAGCTTACTCGT GCAAACACACCGGATCGGATAAGAAATTGTCTCTCGGTTTGGAGAATGAG ATTCTTGATTATCTTGGGAAATCTTCGGACTCTGATTCTTCCTCGCCTGCTGAATTTCTGCTGACCAGATCCAG CCGGAAGACATTGATTTACCTTGTTTTGACACTCTATCACTTGTATCCGGACTATGACTTCAG TGCAGTAAATGCTCATCAGTTCTTCACAGAGGAAAGCTGGGACAGTTTTAAGCAGATTTTTGATACCTATATGTTTGAAGCATCAAGG GAATGGACAGAGACAAATGAGGGCAGTTCCTTGCTGGAAGCCTTGTACAAGGCTTTGGATGAG GTTGTTAGACTAGCGGAATGTGAAGTTTACAGTTACAGTCCGGACTCAGATGCTGATCCGTTTCTTGAGAGAGGATCCAT ATGGTCGTTCAATTTCTTTTTCTACAATAGGAAACTTAAGCGTGTTGTGAGCTTCCACGTTTGCTGTTTAAG TAACCTGGTGGCTGATGGATTTCTGATGGACAAGTTGCGCTACGATGAAGATGGAGAAATTTTCGACAACATGGACATTTGA
- the LOC126607587 gene encoding uncharacterized protein LOC126607587 isoform X1: MKFLEYTPLERLNDFFSDLNLGERTIQGCLEAYSCKHTGSDKKLSLGLENEILDYLGKSSDSDSSSPAEFLLTRSSRKTLIYLVLTLYHLYPDYDFSALPTSLRFHSSAVNAHQFFTEESWDSFKQIFDTYMFEASREWTETNEGSSLLEALYKALDEVVRLAECEVYSYSPDSDADPFLERGSIWSFNFFFYNRKLKRVVSFHVCCLSNLVADGFLMDKLRYDEDGEIFDNMDI; the protein is encoded by the exons ATGAAGTTCTTGGAATACACCCCGTTGGAGCG GTTAAATGATTTCTTTAGTGATTTGAATCTCGGAGAGCGAACAATTCAGGGTTGTCTTGAAGCTTACTCGT GCAAACACACCGGATCGGATAAGAAATTGTCTCTCGGTTTGGAGAATGAG ATTCTTGATTATCTTGGGAAATCTTCGGACTCTGATTCTTCCTCGCCTGCTGAATTTCTGCTGACCAGATCCAG CCGGAAGACATTGATTTACCTTGTTTTGACACTCTATCACTTGTATCCGGACTATGACTTCAG tGCATTACCTACATCTTTGCGGTTCCACTCCAGTGCAGTAAATGCTCATCAGTTCTTCACAGAGGAAAGCTGGGACAGTTTTAAGCAGATTTTTGATACCTATATGTTTGAAGCATCAAGG GAATGGACAGAGACAAATGAGGGCAGTTCCTTGCTGGAAGCCTTGTACAAGGCTTTGGATGAG GTTGTTAGACTAGCGGAATGTGAAGTTTACAGTTACAGTCCGGACTCAGATGCTGATCCGTTTCTTGAGAGAGGATCCAT ATGGTCGTTCAATTTCTTTTTCTACAATAGGAAACTTAAGCGTGTTGTGAGCTTCCACGTTTGCTGTTTAAG TAACCTGGTGGCTGATGGATTTCTGATGGACAAGTTGCGCTACGATGAAGATGGAGAAATTTTCGACAACATGGACATTTGA